A single Providencia manganoxydans DNA region contains:
- the lspA gene encoding signal peptidase II: MKRPICSTGLRWLWLTVVLIALDLGIKQLVLKEMNLYEPHPIMPYLNLMYAQNFGAAFSFLADEGGWQRWFFAGVAIAISIILIVMMYRQSAQKRLSNIAYALIISGAIGNLSDRLMHGFVVDYIDFYIGNWHYPTFNLADIAICLGAALVILEGFLPDKSKKKED; encoded by the coding sequence ATGAAGAGACCAATTTGTTCTACTGGATTGCGCTGGCTGTGGTTAACAGTCGTGCTGATTGCATTGGATTTAGGGATTAAGCAGCTTGTCTTGAAAGAGATGAACTTGTATGAACCACATCCAATTATGCCTTACCTCAATCTTATGTATGCGCAAAACTTTGGCGCTGCATTTAGTTTCTTAGCGGATGAGGGCGGCTGGCAACGCTGGTTCTTTGCTGGTGTGGCAATTGCGATATCTATCATTCTCATTGTAATGATGTATCGTCAGAGCGCACAAAAACGGTTAAGCAATATCGCGTACGCTCTGATCATCAGTGGAGCAATTGGTAATCTGAGTGACCGCTTAATGCATGGTTTTGTTGTCGATTATATTGATTTTTATATTGGTAATTGGCACTACCCAACATTTAACCTTGCAGATATCGCTATCTGCTTAGGTGCGGCATTGGTGATCCTCGAAGGCTTTTTGCCAGATAAAAGCAAAAAGAAAGAGGATTAA
- the fkpB gene encoding FKBP-type peptidyl-prolyl cis-trans isomerase, which produces MSTQVQPHSAVLLHFTMKLEDGSTADSSYSQGKPALFSLGNGSLSSELEQQLLGLSIGEKKSFSLPGDVIFGKHNPDLVQYFSLRDFTETGIPEIGTIMLFTAMNGSEMPGVVKSIEGESITIDFNHPLAEQQISFDIEVLEIDPQLESQNANING; this is translated from the coding sequence ATGTCGACTCAGGTACAGCCGCATAGCGCGGTATTGCTGCATTTCACAATGAAATTAGAAGACGGTTCAACGGCGGATTCTTCATATAGCCAAGGGAAACCGGCGCTGTTTAGTTTAGGTAATGGCTCGTTGTCATCTGAATTGGAGCAGCAACTTTTAGGGCTGAGTATTGGGGAAAAGAAAAGTTTTTCTTTACCGGGTGATGTCATATTTGGAAAACATAACCCTGATTTGGTCCAATACTTTTCCTTGCGTGATTTCACTGAAACAGGGATACCTGAGATTGGCACGATCATGCTTTTTACTGCAATGAATGGCAGTGAGATGCCAGGGGTAGTAAAATCAATAGAGGGTGAATCGATCACTATTGATTTTAACCACCCACTCGCAGAGCAACAAATCAGTTTTGATATTGAAGTGCTTGAGATTGACCCGCAATTGGAGAGTCAAAATGCAAATATTAATGGCTAA
- the ispH gene encoding 4-hydroxy-3-methylbut-2-enyl diphosphate reductase, producing the protein MQILMANPRGFCAGVDRAISIVERALELYGAPIYVRHEVVHNRYVVDDLRQRGAIFIEEISEVPDGSILIFSAHGVSQAIRQEARSRDLTMLFDATCPLVTKVHMEVARASRKGKEAILIGHAGHPEVEGTMGQYSNPEGGMYLVESPEDVWKLQVKDEDNLCFMTQTTLSVDDTSDVIDALTQRFPSIVGPRKDDICYATTNRQEAARELAERADIVLVVGSKNSSNSNRLAELASRMKKPAYLIDGAEDIKIEWLADKNIIGLTAGASAPDILVRQVIDRLQELGANDVVELQGREENIVFEVPKELRVEVKEIS; encoded by the coding sequence ATGCAAATATTAATGGCTAACCCTCGTGGCTTTTGTGCAGGGGTAGACCGCGCAATCAGCATTGTTGAAAGAGCGTTGGAGCTTTATGGCGCCCCGATTTATGTCCGTCATGAGGTGGTTCATAATCGTTATGTCGTTGATGACCTGCGTCAGCGTGGTGCTATTTTTATTGAAGAGATCTCTGAAGTACCTGATGGTTCTATCTTAATTTTCTCTGCACATGGTGTTTCTCAAGCGATACGCCAAGAAGCGCGCTCTCGCGATTTAACCATGTTGTTTGATGCCACATGCCCTTTAGTGACCAAGGTACATATGGAAGTTGCTCGTGCAAGCCGAAAAGGCAAAGAAGCTATCCTTATTGGCCACGCAGGACACCCTGAAGTTGAAGGAACAATGGGGCAATACAGCAACCCTGAAGGTGGAATGTACCTCGTTGAAAGTCCTGAAGATGTTTGGAAATTACAGGTTAAAGACGAAGACAACCTCTGTTTTATGACGCAAACAACGCTTTCGGTTGATGATACATCTGATGTCATTGATGCATTAACTCAGCGTTTCCCTAGTATTGTTGGTCCCCGTAAAGATGATATTTGCTATGCGACGACCAATAGGCAGGAAGCCGCACGTGAACTTGCAGAACGTGCTGATATAGTGCTGGTGGTTGGTTCGAAAAACTCATCAAACTCCAACCGTTTAGCTGAGTTAGCTTCTCGGATGAAAAAGCCAGCCTATTTAATTGATGGTGCGGAAGATATTAAAATTGAGTGGCTAGCTGATAAAAATATTATTGGACTGACGGCCGGAGCCTCTGCGCCTGATATTTTAGTCCGTCAAGTCATTGATAGGCTGCAAGAACTTGGCGCGAATGATGTCGTTGAACTTCAAGGTCGCGAAGAAAATATCGTGTTTGAAGTGCCTAAAGAGTTGCGTGTTGAAGTTAAAGAAATTAGTTAA
- a CDS encoding HAD family hydrolase has translation MYYFLESSLVPDNIANSSNVLSVFDFDGTLTYHDSFIPFLKFTFGKYRFSRKIIKLVLPSLQCARRKLTRDELKEVLIRTFLTGVDEKWLREKAEQFCQTYWPKLMRPEGVLGVAAEVESGAEVTICSASPSLVLKPFAERLGIKLISTELEIIDGKLTGNLVGQNCRREQKVKRLEQVYGDLSQYHLRAWGDTRGDFELLQAAQDAHWRHFHKKHYRYKYRDVIAKDQ, from the coding sequence ATGTATTATTTTTTGGAGTCTTCATTGGTACCGGACAATATTGCCAATTCATCTAATGTGCTCTCTGTATTTGATTTTGATGGCACATTGACTTATCACGACAGTTTTATTCCCTTTTTGAAGTTTACGTTTGGGAAGTACCGCTTTTCACGCAAAATTATTAAATTAGTTTTGCCTAGCTTACAATGCGCTAGACGTAAATTGACCAGAGATGAACTGAAAGAAGTCTTAATTAGAACCTTCTTAACGGGGGTTGATGAAAAGTGGCTGAGAGAAAAAGCCGAACAGTTCTGTCAAACTTATTGGCCTAAATTAATGCGCCCAGAAGGGGTATTAGGGGTGGCCGCTGAGGTCGAAAGTGGTGCTGAAGTGACTATTTGTTCTGCTTCCCCTTCCCTTGTACTTAAGCCTTTTGCAGAACGACTAGGTATTAAATTGATTAGCACTGAACTGGAAATCATTGATGGCAAATTAACAGGTAATTTGGTTGGACAAAACTGTCGTCGTGAGCAAAAAGTGAAGCGTTTAGAGCAAGTATATGGTGATTTAAGCCAATATCATTTGAGGGCATGGGGTGATACCCGAGGTGATTTTGAATTATTGCAAGCGGCACAAGATGCGCATTGGCGTCACTTTCATAAAAAGCACTACCGTTATAAATATCGCGATGTGATCGCGAAAGATCAGTAA
- a CDS encoding TerC/Alx family metal homeostasis membrane protein → MANTHIGFPTETVIVFIALAIGAIAIDLFMHRSDKAITLKNAIFWSLFWVVIAMIFAVFLYLHHGSEVASLFITGYVLEKVLSVDNLFLMMAIFSWFSVPNHYRHRILYWGVIGAIVFRGIFVAIGTGLLSLGPYVELIFAFVVAWSAVMMLKQRDDDEIEDYSQHLAYRLVKRFFPIWPKISGNAFLLTQKEVDLELSKPENQNIKVGRVTKAAYYATPLMLCVAIIELSDVMFAFDSVPAIIAVSREPLIVYSAMMFAILGLRTLYFVLEALKQYLVYLEKAVIVLLFFVAGKLALNATDHLWHHGYTISTNISLWVILAVLAIGVLASVIFPKKNN, encoded by the coding sequence ATGGCTAACACTCACATTGGCTTTCCAACAGAAACCGTTATCGTTTTCATCGCATTAGCTATCGGCGCTATTGCCATCGATTTATTCATGCACCGCTCAGATAAAGCAATCACCCTTAAAAATGCCATTTTTTGGTCGCTGTTCTGGGTAGTTATTGCAATGATTTTTGCTGTATTTCTCTATTTACATCATGGCTCTGAGGTAGCAAGCTTGTTTATCACAGGTTATGTCCTTGAAAAGGTACTCTCCGTTGATAATTTGTTCCTAATGATGGCTATTTTTTCTTGGTTCTCAGTCCCTAATCATTATCGACATCGTATTTTGTATTGGGGAGTTATTGGCGCCATCGTCTTCCGAGGCATTTTCGTTGCTATCGGCACGGGACTACTTAGCCTAGGGCCATATGTTGAACTGATTTTTGCATTCGTTGTGGCGTGGTCAGCAGTTATGATGCTAAAACAGCGTGATGATGATGAGATAGAAGATTATTCACAGCATCTTGCATATCGGTTAGTTAAGCGTTTTTTTCCTATTTGGCCTAAGATCAGCGGCAATGCTTTTTTATTAACCCAAAAAGAAGTTGATCTCGAACTCAGTAAACCTGAAAACCAAAATATCAAAGTAGGAAGAGTGACCAAAGCAGCCTACTATGCAACACCACTAATGCTATGTGTCGCAATTATTGAATTATCGGATGTTATGTTTGCTTTCGATTCGGTGCCTGCAATTATTGCCGTCAGCCGCGAACCACTGATTGTTTATAGCGCGATGATGTTTGCCATACTGGGTTTACGTACTTTGTACTTTGTCCTTGAGGCATTAAAACAATATTTAGTCTATCTGGAAAAAGCTGTAATTGTGTTGCTATTTTTCGTGGCAGGGAAATTAGCGCTGAATGCCACCGATCACCTCTGGCACCACGGTTACACTATTTCAACGAATATCAGTTTATGGGTGATCCTTGCGGTATTAGCCATAGGTGTGCTGGCAAGTGTGATTTTTCCAAAAAAGAATAACTAA
- the dapB gene encoding 4-hydroxy-tetrahydrodipicolinate reductase, giving the protein MTNSTVRVAVVGAGGRMGRQLIQAAQQQEGIQLGAAIERVGSTLVGTDAGELAGIGKLGISIVDSLDKVANDFDVVIDFTRPEATLQYLAFCRANSKAMVIGTTGFDEQGKQAIADAAKSIPIVFAANFSVGVNVVLKLLEKAAKVMGDYTDIEIIEAHHRHKVDAPSGTALAMGESIASALGKELKDCAVYSREGYTGEREAGSIGFATVRAGDIVGEHTAMFADIGERVEITHKASSRMTFANGAIRASGWVILQKSGLYNMKDVLNLENI; this is encoded by the coding sequence ATGACGAATTCAACAGTCCGAGTTGCCGTTGTTGGCGCTGGTGGGCGTATGGGACGCCAACTCATTCAGGCTGCACAACAGCAAGAGGGTATTCAACTAGGCGCGGCAATTGAGCGAGTTGGTTCTACACTGGTTGGCACTGATGCGGGTGAATTAGCAGGTATTGGTAAATTAGGCATTTCGATTGTTGATTCGTTAGATAAAGTTGCTAATGACTTTGATGTGGTCATTGATTTTACTCGCCCAGAAGCGACCTTGCAGTATTTGGCTTTCTGCCGCGCAAATAGCAAAGCAATGGTGATTGGTACTACAGGGTTTGATGAACAAGGTAAACAAGCGATTGCTGATGCCGCTAAATCTATTCCAATTGTATTTGCGGCAAATTTCAGTGTCGGTGTTAACGTTGTTCTTAAATTATTAGAAAAAGCGGCAAAAGTAATGGGTGACTATACCGATATTGAGATCATTGAAGCCCATCATCGTCATAAAGTGGATGCGCCATCCGGTACGGCACTGGCGATGGGTGAGTCAATCGCTAGCGCACTGGGTAAAGAGCTAAAAGATTGTGCTGTTTACTCACGTGAAGGATATACAGGCGAGCGCGAAGCTGGTTCAATTGGTTTTGCGACTGTACGTGCAGGCGACATTGTTGGTGAGCATACGGCTATGTTTGCTGATATCGGTGAGCGTGTAGAAATAACACATAAGGCTTCTAGTCGAATGACATTCGCAAATGGGGCTATTAGGGCTTCAGGTTGGGTTATTCTGCAAAAGTCTGGGTTATATAATATGAAAGATGTCCTTAACTTGGAAAATATTTAA
- the carA gene encoding glutamine-hydrolyzing carbamoyl-phosphate synthase small subunit yields MIKSAILVLEDGTEFHGRAIGAEGAAVGEVVFNTSMTGYQEIITDPSYSRQIVTLTYPHIGNVGTNADDEESPEVHAQGLIIRDLPLVYSNFRGQEGLSEYLKRHNVVAIADIDTRKLTRLLREKGAQNGCIIAGDNPDVALALDKARAFSGLNGLDLAKEVCTKEAYTWTQGSWTLEEGQLGAKNEDELPLHVVAYDFGAKRNILRMLVDRGCRLTVVPATTSAETVLAMDPDGIFLSNGPGDPAPCDYAIKAIQQFLTTEIPVFGICLGHQLLALASGASTVKMKFGHHGANHPVKDVDQNVVMITAQNHGFAVDESTLPDTLRVTHKSLFDGTLQGIHRTDKPAFSFQGHPEASSGPHDAAPLFDHFIELINEYRQNQPSHNAK; encoded by the coding sequence TTGATTAAGTCAGCTATACTGGTTCTCGAAGACGGAACCGAATTCCACGGGCGCGCCATTGGTGCTGAAGGGGCCGCTGTTGGAGAAGTCGTTTTCAATACGTCAATGACCGGATATCAAGAAATAATTACCGACCCTTCCTATTCCCGCCAAATCGTTACTCTCACTTATCCTCATATTGGTAATGTCGGCACCAATGCCGATGACGAAGAATCCCCAGAAGTTCATGCACAAGGTTTGATAATTCGTGACCTACCATTGGTTTACAGTAACTTTCGCGGTCAGGAAGGTCTATCAGAATACCTTAAGCGCCATAACGTTGTTGCAATAGCTGATATTGATACACGTAAACTGACGCGTTTGTTAAGAGAGAAAGGAGCGCAGAACGGTTGCATTATTGCTGGTGATAACCCTGACGTAGCATTAGCGCTGGATAAAGCACGCGCATTTTCTGGCCTGAACGGCTTGGATTTGGCGAAAGAAGTCTGCACTAAAGAAGCTTATACTTGGACTCAAGGTTCTTGGACTCTAGAAGAGGGTCAGCTGGGCGCAAAAAATGAAGATGAGCTACCACTACATGTTGTGGCCTACGATTTTGGCGCGAAACGTAACATTCTACGTATGCTAGTTGACCGCGGCTGTCGTTTAACGGTGGTGCCAGCGACAACATCCGCAGAAACGGTGTTAGCGATGGATCCAGATGGTATTTTCTTATCAAATGGCCCTGGCGATCCCGCTCCTTGTGATTATGCAATCAAAGCAATTCAACAATTCTTAACCACAGAGATCCCTGTTTTTGGTATCTGTTTAGGTCATCAATTATTAGCGCTAGCCAGTGGTGCGAGTACCGTAAAAATGAAGTTTGGGCACCACGGTGCGAATCACCCAGTCAAAGATGTAGATCAAAACGTTGTGATGATCACCGCTCAAAACCACGGTTTTGCGGTTGATGAATCAACATTACCCGACACATTACGTGTGACACATAAATCATTGTTTGATGGCACTCTGCAAGGTATTCACCGCACAGATAAACCAGCATTTAGCTTCCAAGGTCACCCTGAAGCAAGCTCTGGTCCTCACGATGCGGCACCACTGTTCGACCATTTTATCGAATTGATTAATGAATATCGCCAGAACCAACCAAGTCATAACGCAAAATAA
- the carB gene encoding carbamoyl-phosphate synthase large subunit translates to MPKRTDIKSILILGAGPIVIGQACEFDYSGAQACKALREEGYRVILVNSNPATIMTDPEMADATYIEPIHWEVVRKIIEKERPDAVLPTMGGQTALNCALELERQGVLAEFGVTMIGATADAIDKAEDRQRFDKAMKKIGLDTARSGIAHNMEEAYAVADDVGFPCIIRPSFTMGGTGGGIAYNREEFEEICTRGLDLSPTNELLIDESLIGWKEYEMEVVRDKNDNCIIVCSIENFDAMGIHTGDSITVAPAQTLTDKEYQIMRDASMAVLREIGVETGGSNVQFSVNPKNGRLIVIEMNPRVSRSSALASKATGFPIAKIAAKLAVGYTLDELMNDITGGRTPASFEPSIDYVVTKIPRFNFEKFAGTNDRLTTQMKSVGEVMAIGRTFQESMQKALRGLEVGATGFDPKVSQEDPEALTRIRRELKDAGAERIWYVADAFRAGLSVDGVFNLTNIDRWFLVQIEELVRLEEQVAEQGINGLTKDFLRALKRKGFADARLAKLVGVSEAELRKLRQGYDLHPVYKRVDTCAAEFATDTAYMYSTYEEECESNPNSDKPKVMVLGGGPNRIGQGIEFDYCCVHASLALREDGYETIMVNCNPETVSTDYDTSDRLYFEPVTLEDVLEIVRIEQPKGVIVQYGGQTPLKLARALEAAGVPVIGTSPDAIDRAEDRERFQQAVNRLNLKQPQNATVATIEQAVEKAAGIGYPLVVRPSYVLGGRAMEIVYDETDLRRYFQTAVSVSNDAPVLLDRFLDDAVEVDVDAICDGEMVLIGGIMEHIEQAGVHSGDSACSLPAYTLSQEIQDVMREQVRSLAFELRVRGLMNVQFAVKNNEVYLIEVNPRAARTVPFVSKATGVPLAKVAARVMVGQSLTEQGITKEIIPPYYSVKEVVLPFNKFQGVDPILGPEMRSTGEVMGVGRTFAEAFAKAMLGSSSTMKKSGRALLSVREGDKTRVVDLAAKLLKHGFELDATHGTAIVLGEAGINPRLVNKVHEGRPHIQDRIKNGEYDYIVNTTAGRQAIEDSKLIRRSALQYKVHYDTTLNGGFATTMSLSADPTEKVISVQEMHALIK, encoded by the coding sequence ATGCCAAAACGTACAGATATAAAAAGTATTCTGATCCTAGGGGCTGGCCCGATTGTTATCGGCCAAGCGTGTGAGTTTGACTATTCAGGTGCGCAAGCGTGTAAAGCATTGCGTGAAGAAGGCTATCGCGTCATTTTAGTTAACTCCAATCCTGCAACCATCATGACTGACCCAGAAATGGCCGATGCAACTTATATTGAGCCTATCCATTGGGAAGTGGTACGTAAAATCATCGAAAAAGAGCGTCCAGATGCAGTATTGCCAACAATGGGTGGGCAAACAGCGCTGAACTGTGCATTAGAACTTGAGCGCCAAGGTGTGTTAGCTGAGTTTGGTGTGACGATGATTGGTGCAACTGCTGATGCTATTGATAAAGCCGAAGATCGCCAGCGCTTTGATAAAGCAATGAAGAAAATTGGTTTGGATACCGCTCGTTCAGGTATCGCGCACAATATGGAAGAAGCCTATGCGGTTGCTGATGATGTTGGTTTCCCTTGTATCATCCGCCCTTCCTTTACAATGGGTGGCACGGGCGGCGGGATCGCTTATAACCGTGAAGAATTTGAAGAAATCTGTACGCGAGGCTTAGATCTCTCACCAACTAATGAGCTACTCATTGATGAGTCGCTGATCGGTTGGAAAGAGTATGAAATGGAAGTGGTACGCGATAAAAACGATAACTGCATTATCGTGTGTTCGATTGAAAACTTCGATGCGATGGGGATCCACACAGGCGACTCAATTACCGTTGCACCGGCACAGACGCTGACGGACAAAGAGTACCAAATCATGCGTGATGCCTCAATGGCAGTACTGCGTGAAATCGGTGTTGAAACGGGGGGCTCAAACGTTCAGTTTTCAGTTAACCCGAAAAACGGTCGTTTGATTGTTATTGAGATGAACCCTCGTGTATCACGTTCTTCTGCTTTAGCTTCTAAAGCAACAGGTTTTCCAATTGCTAAAATTGCTGCCAAATTGGCAGTCGGTTATACCCTTGATGAGTTAATGAATGACATCACGGGTGGCCGTACACCTGCATCGTTCGAACCTTCAATTGACTATGTAGTGACAAAAATCCCTCGTTTTAACTTCGAAAAATTTGCGGGTACTAACGATCGCCTGACAACACAAATGAAGTCAGTGGGTGAAGTGATGGCAATTGGTCGTACATTCCAAGAGTCGATGCAAAAAGCCTTACGTGGCCTTGAAGTTGGTGCGACGGGGTTTGATCCGAAAGTGAGCCAAGAAGATCCCGAAGCGTTGACTCGGATCCGTCGTGAATTGAAAGATGCGGGTGCTGAGCGTATTTGGTATGTTGCTGATGCATTCCGTGCTGGTCTCTCTGTAGATGGTGTCTTTAATCTGACGAATATTGACCGCTGGTTCCTTGTACAAATTGAAGAGCTCGTGCGCTTAGAAGAGCAAGTGGCAGAGCAAGGAATTAATGGGTTAACTAAAGACTTTTTACGTGCATTGAAGCGTAAAGGTTTTGCCGACGCTCGCTTAGCAAAATTGGTGGGGGTCTCTGAAGCAGAGCTACGGAAGCTACGTCAAGGTTATGACCTGCACCCAGTATATAAACGCGTGGATACTTGTGCCGCGGAATTCGCCACTGATACCGCTTATATGTACTCCACATATGAAGAAGAGTGTGAATCAAACCCTAATTCAGATAAGCCAAAGGTGATGGTGTTAGGCGGTGGCCCAAATCGTATTGGTCAAGGAATTGAATTTGACTACTGTTGTGTTCATGCATCATTAGCGCTGCGTGAAGATGGCTATGAAACTATCATGGTGAACTGTAACCCTGAAACGGTTTCAACCGATTATGATACTTCAGACCGCCTCTACTTTGAGCCAGTAACGTTAGAAGATGTGTTGGAAATTGTGCGTATTGAACAGCCTAAAGGGGTAATTGTTCAGTATGGCGGGCAAACACCATTGAAATTGGCGCGTGCATTAGAAGCCGCTGGTGTACCCGTGATTGGTACTAGCCCTGATGCGATTGACCGTGCAGAAGATCGTGAACGCTTCCAACAAGCAGTCAACCGCTTGAATCTAAAACAGCCACAAAATGCAACCGTGGCAACCATCGAACAGGCTGTTGAAAAAGCAGCAGGGATTGGTTATCCGCTGGTGGTTCGTCCCTCTTATGTTCTAGGTGGACGAGCAATGGAAATCGTTTATGACGAAACGGATTTACGCCGTTATTTCCAAACAGCGGTGAGTGTGTCAAATGATGCACCAGTTCTGTTAGATCGCTTCCTTGATGATGCCGTTGAAGTTGACGTGGATGCTATCTGTGATGGCGAAATGGTCTTGATTGGCGGGATCATGGAGCACATCGAACAAGCGGGTGTTCACTCAGGTGACTCTGCATGTTCATTGCCTGCTTATACACTTAGCCAAGAAATCCAAGATGTGATGCGTGAGCAAGTACGCAGTTTAGCTTTTGAATTACGTGTTCGTGGCTTGATGAACGTACAGTTTGCGGTGAAAAACAATGAAGTGTATTTGATTGAAGTTAACCCGCGTGCCGCACGTACGGTGCCATTTGTGTCTAAAGCAACAGGGGTTCCACTCGCGAAAGTGGCTGCTCGCGTGATGGTTGGACAATCATTGACAGAGCAGGGCATCACCAAAGAAATCATTCCTCCTTATTATTCTGTGAAAGAAGTGGTACTGCCGTTTAACAAATTCCAAGGCGTTGACCCCATTTTAGGGCCTGAAATGCGTTCAACGGGGGAAGTTATGGGGGTTGGCCGTACATTTGCAGAGGCTTTTGCTAAAGCGATGTTAGGCAGCAGCTCGACCATGAAAAAATCAGGGCGTGCTTTATTATCGGTGCGCGAAGGGGATAAGACACGTGTTGTTGATTTAGCCGCTAAACTACTGAAACATGGTTTTGAGCTAGATGCGACCCATGGTACCGCGATTGTACTGGGCGAAGCAGGGATCAACCCACGTTTAGTCAATAAAGTTCACGAAGGGCGTCCACATATTCAAGATAGGATCAAAAATGGTGAGTACGATTATATCGTTAATACCACTGCGGGCCGTCAAGCTATTGAAGACTCTAAATTGATCCGCCGTAGTGCCCTACAGTATAAAGTGCACTATGACACTACATTGAATGGGGGTTTTGCAACAACCATGTCATTGAGTGCTGATCCAACTGAGAAAGTGATTTCAGTTCAGGAAATGCATGCACTGATCAAATAA
- a CDS encoding MerR family transcriptional regulator: protein MLFQVGEIAQRTGLTIRTLHHYEEIGLLVPTARTDAGYRLYNVQCLERLTQIQMLRQVGVKLKDIGEILDGQSGDMAQMLQERIDALSAQMKQMAQLQYRLEQLQRQMQAGDILTQTDWFSILEMMSMYDKYFTPKELEQMPLYTAHTLKSEEWQQRVSIVKSLIKEGIAPDSEQAKKVATEWMIALERDTGGSPDFFARLNTIHLSDNEFAISSGITEEMIEYVARGFSEHQLDIFKPHLTEQQFAFVQEHYFESGRVWPELIAGLYNALKAGLPPESAEVQSLAQMWLTMFNQFTGGDPVLQEKIRQIYQEDPVISRGTWMTPEIGQYLFAALTVYFAH, encoded by the coding sequence ATGCTATTTCAAGTGGGTGAAATTGCCCAGAGAACCGGGCTAACTATTCGTACACTTCATCATTATGAAGAAATAGGGTTATTAGTACCGACTGCAAGAACCGATGCAGGTTATCGTTTGTATAACGTACAATGTCTTGAGCGTTTGACTCAAATTCAAATGTTAAGGCAAGTGGGCGTAAAACTTAAAGACATCGGTGAGATCTTAGATGGTCAAAGTGGTGATATGGCGCAAATGCTGCAAGAGCGTATTGATGCTCTGTCGGCACAAATGAAGCAGATGGCACAGTTGCAATATCGATTGGAGCAGCTTCAGCGGCAGATGCAGGCTGGCGACATTCTCACTCAGACTGATTGGTTTTCCATTTTGGAGATGATGTCCATGTATGATAAGTACTTTACACCAAAAGAATTAGAGCAGATGCCACTGTATACGGCTCACACCCTAAAGAGCGAAGAGTGGCAGCAACGAGTTAGTATAGTCAAATCCTTAATAAAAGAAGGGATTGCACCTGACTCCGAGCAAGCAAAGAAAGTCGCAACGGAATGGATGATAGCGCTGGAACGTGATACTGGCGGAAGCCCCGATTTTTTTGCTCGCCTAAACACGATCCATTTATCAGACAATGAATTTGCTATTTCATCGGGTATTACTGAGGAAATGATTGAGTATGTTGCTAGAGGGTTTAGTGAACATCAGCTAGATATTTTCAAACCCCACTTAACGGAGCAGCAATTTGCTTTTGTTCAAGAACACTATTTTGAATCAGGTAGAGTTTGGCCTGAGCTGATCGCCGGTCTCTATAATGCACTAAAAGCCGGTCTTCCACCTGAATCAGCAGAGGTTCAATCATTGGCTCAAATGTGGTTAACCATGTTTAATCAATTTACCGGTGGTGATCCCGTACTACAGGAAAAAATTCGTCAAATTTACCAAGAGGATCCTGTTATCTCTCGTGGCACATGGATGACGCCTGAAATTGGGCAATATCTGTTTGCTGCACTGACCGTTTATTTTGCTCACTAA
- a CDS encoding DedA family protein, whose product MSFVPTILLLTTAASVGCWLGFLQGRWLSETKLIKRWLAQIPHEYHEKANHMFHKQGLYALLIGRFLAFVRTLLPVLAGLSELSHRRFQLFNWLSGLLWVGIIVTLGYALNQIPFIKQHEQVVISVLMILPVLLLIGGLIGSIMVYWKHRKALSNKTE is encoded by the coding sequence TTGAGTTTTGTGCCAACGATTTTATTACTCACTACCGCAGCAAGCGTTGGTTGTTGGCTAGGCTTCCTTCAGGGAAGATGGCTAAGCGAAACAAAATTAATTAAGCGTTGGCTAGCGCAAATCCCTCATGAATACCATGAAAAAGCGAACCATATGTTTCATAAACAGGGGCTATATGCGCTGTTGATAGGCCGCTTTTTAGCCTTTGTGCGAACATTATTGCCTGTTCTTGCAGGACTCTCTGAACTGAGCCATCGCCGTTTTCAGTTATTCAATTGGTTAAGCGGGCTGTTGTGGGTCGGGATTATCGTCACACTGGGCTATGCGCTAAACCAAATTCCATTTATCAAACAGCATGAACAGGTCGTCATCAGTGTGCTGATGATTTTACCTGTATTGCTACTTATTGGTGGTTTAATAGGGTCGATTATGGTGTATTGGAAGCATCGTAAAGCTCTCAGTAATAAAACAGAATAA